ATGACCCCTCCACTGCCCCCTCCACGAAGAGGTAGGGGAGAGCATTCTGCATCAGCAGCAACAGTGCTGGCACCCCTTCTGCCAGGGCCTGGCTAAAACAAGGGACAGGCACAGGCTCGAGCGCTTATAGGCAACACGGGCCAGCGTTCCTAGTCTCTTTTTACAAGAGCCTCTCCTGGTTCTCGCTATTTGGCTCTTGGCTACAGACCGTGTTGTCTGAGATGAGCTAGGAATTCCAGGGAAGGGAGTTCCAGACACCAAACAGGGGCTGGCTCTGCACCTAGTGGCACCTTGGTAGACTCCGATGGCGTGGGATGAACCTGACCCCTTCAGGTCTCGACACCCGGCACCCTTGGTTCCATCCGGTGGTTCTGCTAGCCTAGGGGATTCTTTGGTGTGTCAAAGCAGAGCCGTCTGCCTGGAGAACGGAACACGATGCACTCGCATGCAAATTAGAAGGGATCGCCTTTATTTCTAAAGCAGCAGCCAAGCATCTCACACACGGGACCTGCAGAAGTGGGGACTGATATGTGTATACACTTCAAGCCGGTTATTGAACCAGGGATGGAGCAGAAGATGAGGCAGGGGCATCCTTCAGAATCAAAAGGTAAAGTCAAGGGCCCTGACAGGCAGACTCTAAAAGGGTGTGGATGTCCCTGCCAAGGTAGTGATTCCCCCGTGTGCTGAGCGGACTTGGGGGGAAAACCTAGCGCTGCGGTTTGGGGTCTACGCCCTTGGATGTGTCAGCACGTCAGCGAGGAAGCTGCTATGTGAAGGTCTGGCAGCTCAGAGCTCCCAGAGGTGCCCAGGCAGGAAGGGAGATGGAAGCTTCCGTATGAGGAAGTGGGCAAGTGCATCCAGACAGCGATCAAAGGCTGCATACCCgtaacaacaaaaatctcaagttgtgcttttcttcttttttaaatacaatgggtagaaagaaagaaaagaaaaaaaaacccaatgaagCACcatccattgtgaagacaagaagaaaatattagaaacactTTGGAATGTTAACAGATTATGTGACTCTCTCTAAAGAGTGTGGCTAGGCAGCTTAGTGAATTAATTGcttatgaattaaaaataaattattataaaatagatttctgtacattttacatacatataatCTCTCTCAATATTTCCTAAGccccggggttggggggtggggagggtctgATCAGTCCCAGCCGAAGTCGTGGCCCGTCATCTGGTAGAACTTGCGGTTGAAGGGCCGGTAGAAATCACGCAGCCGCCGCAGCACCTGGCCGTCGATCTCGGGGTGGGGTCTGCCCTTGGTCTTGCCCAGGCAGTGAGGGCGGCCGCTGCCCTCGGCCTTCTTGAGGCAGGGGAAGCCCTTGGTCTGGTTGAAGTAGAAGTGCTTGTCGGAGATGATGCGCTTGAGGCCCAGGAAGTCCTGCACGCGGCCCAGCTCGCCGGCCGGGTCGCGCACCAGCCGCTCGCCGCTCACGAAGAGCAGCTGGCGGGCGGGGAAGTGGCGCAGCCAGCGCTCCAGGTGCTCGGCGTACAGGCCGATCTGGATGGCGCTCCACGCCCGGTCCACGAGGCCCGCCGTCCGGTTCCTGAAGGCCAGGCTCTCGAAGCTGGGGATGTCGGGCCGCTTGGACAGCGTCTGCGTATAGTCCGAGACGGCCCTGGTCACCGGGTCCCGCACCACCACCAGGAGCTTGGTGTCCTTGGACATGGCCGAGATGCGCGCGGGCGCCTCGCGCGTCACGAAGTAGCTGGGCGTCTTCTCCATGGTGATCTGCCCCTCCAGGGTCCGCGGCATCAGGTCCCTGAGTGGAGCAGAAAGGCACGTTAGGGCCTGAAAACTGAGCGCCTTCCCCTGATTGCCACCGCGAGCTCCTTCCCAGCAGAAGTGGG
Above is a genomic segment from Mesoplodon densirostris isolate mMesDen1 chromosome 18, mMesDen1 primary haplotype, whole genome shotgun sequence containing:
- the LOC132478528 gene encoding heparan sulfate glucosamine 3-O-sulfotransferase 3B1, which encodes MGQRLSGSRSCLDVPGRLLPQPPPPPPPVRRKLALLFAMLCIWLYMFLYSCSGSCAAAPGLLLLGSGSRAAHAPPALASGRDGPPSRLPFPAAPATQLAPGGETAEGVASQEEQSPEAPDSPSPISSFFSGFGSKQLPQAIIIGVKKGGTRALLEFLRVHPDVRAVGAEPHFFDRSYDKGLAWYRDLMPRTLEGQITMEKTPSYFVTREAPARISAMSKDTKLLVVVRDPVTRAVSDYTQTLSKRPDIPSFESLAFRNRTAGLVDRAWSAIQIGLYAEHLERWLRHFPARQLLFVSGERLVRDPAGELGRVQDFLGLKRIISDKHFYFNQTKGFPCLKKAEGSGRPHCLGKTKGRPHPEIDGQVLRRLRDFYRPFNRKFYQMTGHDFGWD